One Fusobacterium russii ATCC 25533 genomic region harbors:
- a CDS encoding autotransporter outer membrane beta-barrel domain-containing protein, whose product MINNIFNKKFFIFALLVLSASSYSRALKYLEDGVDKTDAIKTQINIDLKDDFARKIARAEENKGLRIVDREGLSSFTDKEYIGRTGIHFDFENKEDEVNPNSEVVKGKTINILNGSIHAEGNTYGYKNSRRIGIIEDSEINITRNKKVAFYNGKDIESFLLPYLRKESSPGTYVELEESDLPKIGEIIKKEKNREGMNLSYSPIDAYNAKIIFKNSRIKIIDDFPKDENFPAAITIENNFSFPNIDNGEEKILKNYSGIEFQRDLASSSIYDLETEGNIDIKTIYTSKGNNLFGKDSVPLLKFGKNTRIKAGILDINLDMNKFFSEAMGPGLTPPENISAGTVDDEIIVFESNSDVNLSGIKGFGANVLFKGGKLTLREGGEFNFKKSIVRGDLVLNSKTVSFENGNNLGFFAKPDTQITDLTLLSGSKVDLNYISHGRAYNNSTEIEKVEEALDSEKGQKFALTFKDDSNFYISQVAEANITLDQNSHLHLYKESDKDTIIMKKNITDWDGWKAAEYYGNIPIHELTFDQKYGSGDHANDVQFREKLTLNNAHIHFRTNLEKQLSDKLIVKNNVLSGDGTTVLHIKNQGGSNTTGKEKVNLIEAKKGIDSTLRFKLNNKVEVGGYEYTLGSSTDGEGRTFFLIGEGLQNLEKEESGIRNNHKDYSFKKNLRKISPIKASKFNIDNDGIEINANKNEYSIHIENADGKIKNSEILIKNGLGAKFEKTPLVIENSYFYIDSKDTNSGLLIKANDSPNTLLTLKREKEHTNAVARDLFVNGRFEVVGNKNTNEVGINIKKNARLEIFNPKGDKALILKNTLMNVENGAELFLEGETAIHSQNSELSGEFLLYSKGSLIHEGDRGINLVLKKGSFVDSPTILFDSSTLGSSLHFKEGSILRLSKLSNANLKMDKGSKLYLYSQEQANELLFDKNLNSTSNILSTLSTSSTGKATPAKKLSNKGNTVVLAGETVFDDIDVYARINLLANTADRIVVDGAKGILKGKGITLHLKNAGDMDVDNVNRKVNFFKGKVEDNFKFNMANELEIGSYVYDTKLERTKDDQGITKLEYILREKTKRKVKLSSTAMGAIENTYSDYFSELTSIDSIFDGLNNFEFSKKNSVWAKTDATSVTTKENFKTVGNSVYVGFDKQIKNIESLHAGIFIGNTQTRKNYDKYSGKGASSIFHGGLYLSYRGFIGEGDVILKYSDGKTDYNVLDTAGDRISNKYDYSSKMIALQFGRKLYPMMNENLYIEPRIQVSYGEIDGISSTATNGLRTKFESIRTWSTGGDLRLGYKKNNFNTFIKAGISKEFLGDIDARFNNRGVESRQVDEAIVTVGAGIEYSIGNHNISLSAEKKESTLLKDYYRASLSYKFKF is encoded by the coding sequence ATGATAAACAATATTTTCAATAAAAAATTTTTTATATTTGCACTTTTAGTCCTTTCTGCTAGTTCATATTCAAGAGCTTTAAAATATTTGGAAGATGGTGTAGATAAAACAGATGCAATTAAAACTCAAATAAACATAGATTTGAAAGATGATTTTGCAAGAAAAATAGCAAGGGCAGAAGAAAATAAAGGACTTCGTATAGTTGATAGAGAAGGGCTTTCATCTTTTACTGATAAAGAATACATAGGGAGAACTGGTATACATTTTGATTTCGAAAATAAAGAAGATGAAGTAAATCCGAATTCCGAAGTGGTTAAAGGAAAAACGATAAATATTTTAAATGGAAGTATCCATGCTGAAGGAAATACATATGGATATAAAAATAGTCGTCGTATTGGAATAATAGAAGATAGCGAAATAAACATTACTCGAAATAAAAAAGTTGCTTTCTATAATGGTAAAGATATTGAAAGTTTCCTACTTCCTTATTTAAGAAAGGAATCTTCACCAGGTACATATGTGGAATTAGAGGAAAGCGATCTACCAAAAATAGGTGAAATAATAAAAAAAGAAAAAAATAGAGAAGGTATGAATCTTTCTTATTCACCTATAGATGCATACAATGCAAAAATTATTTTTAAAAATAGCCGTATAAAAATTATAGATGATTTCCCTAAAGATGAAAATTTTCCAGCTGCTATAACGATAGAAAATAACTTTTCATTCCCTAATATAGATAATGGAGAAGAAAAAATTTTAAAAAATTATTCAGGTATTGAGTTTCAAAGAGATTTAGCATCTTCTAGCATCTATGATTTAGAAACTGAAGGAAATATAGATATTAAAACTATATATACTTCAAAAGGAAATAATTTATTTGGAAAAGATTCTGTTCCACTTTTAAAATTTGGAAAGAACACAAGAATTAAAGCAGGAATTTTAGATATAAACTTAGATATGAATAAATTCTTTTCAGAGGCTATGGGACCTGGACTTACTCCTCCAGAAAATATATCAGCTGGAACAGTAGATGATGAAATTATAGTCTTTGAGAGCAATAGTGATGTTAACCTTTCTGGTATTAAAGGTTTTGGTGCTAATGTACTTTTTAAAGGAGGAAAGTTAACTTTAAGGGAAGGTGGAGAATTCAACTTTAAAAAAAGTATAGTAAGAGGAGATTTAGTTTTAAATTCTAAAACTGTAAGTTTTGAAAATGGTAATAATTTAGGCTTTTTTGCAAAACCTGATACTCAAATTACCGATTTAACCCTTTTATCTGGAAGTAAAGTTGATTTAAACTATATTTCACATGGTAGAGCATATAATAATTCAACTGAAATTGAAAAAGTTGAAGAAGCTTTAGATTCAGAAAAAGGACAAAAATTTGCTCTTACATTTAAGGATGATTCTAATTTTTATATTTCTCAGGTAGCTGAAGCAAATATCACTCTGGACCAAAATAGTCATCTTCATTTATATAAAGAATCTGATAAAGATACTATAATTATGAAAAAGAATATAACTGACTGGGATGGATGGAAAGCAGCTGAATATTATGGAAATATTCCTATTCATGAATTAACTTTTGATCAAAAATATGGAAGTGGTGACCATGCAAATGATGTGCAATTTAGAGAAAAATTAACATTAAATAATGCACACATACACTTTAGAACAAATTTGGAAAAACAACTTTCGGATAAATTAATTGTTAAAAATAATGTATTATCTGGAGATGGAACTACAGTCTTACATATTAAAAATCAAGGTGGAAGCAATACTACAGGGAAAGAAAAAGTTAATTTAATAGAGGCTAAAAAGGGTATAGATTCTACTCTTAGGTTTAAATTAAATAATAAAGTTGAGGTAGGAGGTTATGAATACACTCTTGGCTCTTCTACAGATGGAGAAGGAAGAACTTTTTTCCTAATAGGTGAAGGCTTACAAAATTTAGAAAAAGAAGAAAGTGGTATTAGAAATAATCATAAAGATTATTCTTTCAAGAAAAATTTAAGAAAAATTTCACCAATTAAAGCATCAAAATTTAATATTGATAATGACGGAATTGAAATAAATGCTAATAAAAATGAATATTCAATTCATATTGAAAATGCAGATGGAAAAATAAAGAATAGCGAAATTTTAATAAAAAATGGATTGGGAGCAAAATTTGAAAAAACTCCATTAGTTATTGAAAATTCTTACTTCTACATTGACTCTAAAGATACAAATTCTGGATTACTGATTAAGGCAAACGATAGTCCTAACACTTTATTAACTCTTAAAAGAGAAAAAGAACATACAAATGCTGTAGCAAGAGATTTATTTGTAAATGGAAGATTTGAAGTAGTAGGAAATAAAAATACCAATGAAGTTGGTATTAATATAAAGAAAAATGCCAGACTTGAAATCTTTAATCCGAAAGGTGACAAAGCTCTTATTTTAAAAAATACTCTAATGAATGTTGAAAATGGTGCTGAACTATTTTTAGAAGGAGAAACTGCTATTCATTCACAAAACTCAGAGCTTTCTGGGGAATTTCTTCTTTATTCTAAGGGAAGTTTAATTCATGAAGGAGATAGAGGAATCAATTTAGTTCTGAAAAAAGGTTCTTTTGTGGACAGTCCTACAATTTTATTTGATAGCTCTACCTTAGGAAGTAGCTTGCACTTTAAAGAAGGAAGCATTCTTAGACTTTCAAAATTATCAAATGCTAACTTAAAAATGGATAAAGGAAGCAAATTATATCTATATAGCCAAGAACAAGCTAATGAATTGCTATTTGATAAAAATTTGAATAGTACTTCAAATATCTTAAGTACTTTAAGTACTTCAAGTACAGGCAAAGCTACTCCTGCTAAAAAATTGTCAAACAAAGGTAATACTGTTGTTCTTGCTGGAGAAACTGTATTTGATGACATTGATGTATATGCAAGAATTAATCTTTTAGCAAACACTGCTGATAGAATAGTTGTAGATGGTGCAAAAGGTATATTAAAAGGAAAAGGTATTACTCTTCATTTAAAAAATGCTGGAGATATGGATGTTGACAATGTAAATAGAAAAGTTAATTTTTTCAAGGGAAAAGTTGAAGATAATTTTAAATTCAATATGGCAAATGAGCTAGAAATAGGTTCGTATGTTTATGATACTAAGTTAGAAAGAACTAAAGATGACCAAGGTATTACTAAATTAGAATATATTTTGAGAGAAAAAACAAAGAGAAAAGTTAAACTTAGTTCTACTGCCATGGGTGCTATAGAAAATACTTATTCTGATTACTTTAGTGAATTAACATCAATTGATAGTATTTTTGATGGTCTTAATAATTTTGAATTTTCTAAAAAGAATTCTGTGTGGGCAAAAACTGATGCTACTTCTGTTACAACAAAAGAAAACTTCAAAACTGTAGGAAATTCTGTTTATGTAGGTTTTGATAAACAAATTAAAAATATCGAATCTTTACATGCAGGTATATTTATTGGAAATACACAAACAAGAAAAAATTATGATAAATACTCAGGAAAAGGAGCTTCTTCTATTTTCCATGGTGGTCTTTATTTATCATATAGAGGTTTCATAGGTGAAGGAGATGTCATTTTAAAATATTCAGATGGTAAAACCGATTATAATGTTCTTGACACAGCGGGAGATAGAATTTCTAATAAATATGATTATTCTTCTAAAATGATTGCTCTTCAATTTGGCAGAAAATTATATCCTATGATGAATGAAAATTTATATATTGAACCTAGAATTCAAGTCAGCTATGGTGAAATTGATGGAATTAGCAGTACTGCTACAAATGGTTTAAGAACTAAATTCGAATCTATTCGTACTTGGTCAACAGGTGGGGATTTGAGATTAGGTTACAAGAAAAATAATTTTAATACCTTTATTAAAGCAGGAATATCAAAAGAATTTTTAGGTGATATTGATGCAAGATTTAACAACAGAGGAGTAGAAAGTAGACAAGTTGATGAAGCTATAGTCACAGTAGGAGCCGGAATCGAATATAGCATTGGAAATCATAATATTTCTTTAAGTGCTGAAAAAAAGGAATCTACACTTCTGAAAGATTATTATCGTGCTTCACTTTCTTATAAATTTAAATTCTAA
- a CDS encoding TonB-dependent receptor, producing the protein MIVLKKLILTFFILGNSCLFSFNTVDLGETVIQSNGYYRPSMKENNGKVIITEKEIQKKNYSSVVSIFEDSPLTVIHHTPFGPVVDLRGSGERTISRVKVMLDGIAINPLEEAMGSIPFDAIPIDSIGRVEISPGTGTTLYGGGTTGGTINIITKGKKQNDYITLNAGTSSYSTYDIGGAGGFNVTKNLFVNIAEYYRHGKGYRENEKTERTNFIGGFDWRLSDKQSLALQTNLYRENAEGTTEIEKKYLADNRRKAGEKTKTEVDRRGYSLDYSLRPNDNFKFKFNINGAEFDRDVYQHGKQALMVFPGKGHNFYLGNSKPAMKDNETDLKGKFDEKVRGAKFEGEWLYNNNKGKLTFGYEYKNHKLKREADMEQVPYKYLNMGVILLDEQSVITKDKVIPGIGNREHRFLSLVEGMAYQSYLTNALDSLTKEEKATLWKNILKNTQDKLSAALGDTKTNTHILSGSDVFKKTHSLYALNEYQWTDKLRLKGGFRWEHSTFGGKRYNNILLQFSDLKPGPINIGINYLFDLTPAESKGIDTGELTTIEKALSYKTIENYASSDDYGGELGFTYEYSPKGNIYFRYERGFVSPTPSQLTNKDFLTGVYYPSDVKSEKVDTLEIGTKRFVGRNSYVAATAFFSLTHDEITLIDYNANNPMNRRWAYTNLMETQRYGLEVQAQHWIGKWKFKESLTFTDARISKDSSYKNFLQSQYSATEKGEAIPFKKGDKVPMVSDLKIILGADYHWSEKLSTGLSYTYVSGYELKNPSENFEMKTHKVKGHGVVDVYGRYNFSDYASLRFGIGNLLGEKYNLREDGDFAVPAPERNYFIGFSYKF; encoded by the coding sequence GTGATTGTTTTGAAAAAACTAATATTGACATTTTTTATATTAGGAAATTCTTGTTTATTCTCTTTTAATACCGTAGATCTGGGAGAAACGGTAATTCAAAGTAATGGCTATTATCGTCCATCTATGAAAGAAAATAATGGAAAGGTAATTATCACAGAAAAAGAAATTCAGAAAAAAAATTACTCAAGTGTTGTTTCAATCTTTGAAGATTCTCCTTTAACTGTTATTCATCACACTCCTTTTGGACCTGTAGTTGATTTAAGAGGAAGTGGGGAAAGAACAATTAGTCGTGTAAAAGTTATGTTAGACGGAATAGCTATAAATCCACTGGAAGAGGCTATGGGTTCTATTCCTTTCGATGCTATTCCAATTGACTCTATAGGAAGAGTTGAAATTAGTCCCGGGACAGGAACTACATTGTATGGTGGTGGTACAACTGGAGGTACAATAAATATCATTACTAAAGGTAAAAAACAAAATGACTACATTACTTTAAATGCCGGAACTAGTTCTTATTCTACTTATGATATAGGAGGTGCTGGAGGATTTAATGTAACTAAAAATTTATTTGTAAATATTGCTGAATATTATAGACATGGTAAAGGATACAGAGAAAATGAAAAAACTGAAAGAACTAATTTTATAGGTGGTTTCGATTGGAGATTGTCAGATAAACAAAGTCTAGCATTACAAACAAACTTATATAGAGAAAATGCTGAAGGGACTACAGAAATTGAAAAAAAATATCTTGCAGATAACAGACGAAAAGCAGGAGAAAAAACGAAGACAGAGGTTGACAGAAGAGGATACTCACTTGATTATTCATTAAGACCTAATGATAATTTCAAATTTAAATTCAATATAAATGGTGCTGAATTTGATAGAGATGTCTACCAACATGGAAAACAAGCCCTTATGGTTTTCCCGGGCAAAGGGCATAATTTTTATTTAGGAAACTCAAAACCTGCAATGAAAGATAATGAAACAGATTTAAAAGGAAAATTTGATGAAAAAGTTAGAGGAGCTAAATTTGAAGGGGAATGGCTATATAACAATAATAAAGGAAAACTAACTTTTGGTTATGAATATAAAAATCATAAACTAAAAAGAGAAGCAGATATGGAACAAGTTCCGTATAAATATCTTAACATGGGAGTTATTTTATTGGATGAACAATCTGTTATTACTAAAGATAAAGTAATTCCAGGTATAGGAAATCGTGAACATAGATTCTTATCTTTGGTGGAAGGAATGGCTTATCAATCATATTTAACTAATGCCTTAGATAGTTTAACAAAAGAAGAAAAAGCAACCTTATGGAAAAATATTTTAAAAAATACTCAAGACAAATTAAGTGCTGCTTTAGGTGACACTAAGACAAATACTCATATACTATCTGGTTCTGATGTATTTAAAAAAACACATTCACTATATGCACTTAATGAATATCAATGGACAGATAAGTTGAGATTAAAAGGTGGATTCAGATGGGAACACTCGACATTTGGTGGTAAAAGATACAATAATATACTACTTCAATTTTCTGATCTAAAGCCTGGTCCTATAAATATAGGAATAAACTATCTTTTTGATTTGACACCAGCAGAATCAAAAGGAATAGATACTGGAGAACTAACTACTATAGAAAAAGCTCTTTCATATAAGACTATAGAAAATTATGCTTCTTCAGATGATTATGGTGGAGAATTAGGTTTTACTTATGAGTATAGCCCTAAAGGAAATATTTATTTCAGATATGAAAGAGGATTTGTTTCTCCTACTCCTTCTCAATTAACTAATAAGGATTTCTTGACTGGTGTATACTATCCTAGTGATGTTAAAAGTGAAAAAGTTGATACTTTAGAAATAGGTACAAAAAGATTTGTGGGAAGAAATTCTTATGTGGCTGCAACTGCATTTTTTTCATTAACACATGATGAAATTACTTTAATAGATTATAATGCTAATAACCCTATGAATAGAAGATGGGCATACACTAATCTTATGGAAACTCAAAGATATGGTTTAGAAGTGCAAGCACAACATTGGATTGGAAAGTGGAAATTTAAAGAATCTTTAACTTTTACTGATGCAAGAATAAGTAAGGATTCATCATATAAAAACTTTTTACAGTCACAATACTCAGCTACAGAAAAGGGAGAGGCTATACCATTTAAAAAAGGTGACAAAGTTCCTATGGTTTCAGATTTAAAAATTATATTAGGTGCTGACTACCATTGGTCGGAAAAATTATCAACTGGTTTATCTTATACTTATGTGAGTGGCTATGAATTGAAAAACCCTTCTGAAAATTTTGAAATGAAAACTCATAAAGTTAAAGGACATGGTGTTGTTGATGTATATGGACGTTATAATTTCTCAGACTACGCTTCATTGAGATTTGGTATAGGAAATTTATTAGGTGAAAAATATAATTTAAGGGAGGATGGAGATTTTGCTGTTCCTGCTCCTGAAAGAAATTATTTTATAGGTTTTAGTTATAAATTCTAA
- a CDS encoding NAD(P)H-dependent glycerol-3-phosphate dehydrogenase yields the protein MYKITILGAGTWGLALASLLNDNGHKITVWSALSNEIETLKKEYKHKNLPELIISKNITFTQNLENAVKNSKIIIFAVPSIYIRKTAKDVKNFYKPDQIIINVAKGIEEKTNMTLIEQIEEEIPNSTVVVLSGPSHAEEVAKKLPTTCVIGAKNHEIAKLIQTIFMNPVFRVYTSPDIIGIELGGALKNVIALAAGIADGLGYGDNAKAALITRGMAEISRLGIKMGGYSQSFYGLSGIGDLIVTCSSMHSRNRKAGFLIGQGLSIKEAMDEVKMIVEGVYSAKAGKELAEKYKVEMPIINEVCAVLFEGKNPKLAVDSLMLRKKIVENKAFSW from the coding sequence ATGTATAAAATTACTATATTAGGAGCTGGTACTTGGGGTCTGGCTTTAGCCTCTTTGCTTAATGATAATGGTCATAAGATTACTGTGTGGTCTGCTTTAAGTAATGAAATTGAAACATTAAAAAAAGAATATAAACATAAAAATCTCCCTGAGCTTATTATTTCAAAGAATATAACTTTCACTCAAAATTTAGAAAATGCTGTAAAAAATTCAAAAATAATTATTTTTGCCGTCCCTTCAATATATATTAGAAAAACAGCAAAGGATGTTAAAAATTTTTATAAGCCTGATCAAATTATTATAAATGTTGCTAAAGGAATAGAAGAAAAAACTAATATGACATTAATAGAGCAAATAGAAGAGGAAATTCCTAATTCAACTGTAGTTGTTTTATCTGGTCCAAGCCATGCAGAAGAGGTTGCAAAAAAACTTCCTACTACCTGTGTTATTGGTGCTAAAAATCATGAAATTGCAAAACTTATTCAGACAATTTTTATGAATCCAGTATTTAGAGTATATACTTCTCCAGATATAATTGGAATTGAATTGGGAGGAGCATTAAAAAATGTCATAGCACTTGCAGCTGGAATAGCAGATGGTTTAGGTTACGGAGATAATGCAAAAGCTGCTCTTATAACTAGAGGTATGGCAGAAATATCAAGATTAGGTATTAAGATGGGTGGATATTCACAATCTTTTTATGGTTTATCTGGAATAGGTGACTTAATTGTAACATGTTCCAGTATGCACAGTAGAAATAGGAAAGCAGGTTTTTTAATTGGTCAGGGTCTTTCAATAAAAGAGGCTATGGATGAGGTTAAAATGATTGTGGAAGGCGTTTATTCTGCAAAGGCAGGAAAAGAATTAGCTGAAAAATATAAAGTAGAAATGCCAATAATTAATGAAGTCTGTGCTGTTTTGTTTGAAGGAAAGAATCCTAAACTTGCTGTTGATAGCTTAATGCTAAGAAAGAAAATAGTAGAAAATAAAGCTTTCTCTTGGTAA
- a CDS encoding basic amino acid ABC transporter substrate-binding protein: MKNLVKLFSVLAVGLFISVSAFAKQVVLVGTNAEFAPFEYLEKNEIVGFDIDLLNAISKETGIEFKIKDMAFDGLLPALQTKKVDLVIAGMTATPEREKTVLFSKPYFTAKQVIITKKNNNTLKSFDDLSGKKVGVMLGFTGDTVVSEIKGAKVERFNAAYAAIMALSQGKIDAIVLDSEPAKKYIANSKDLIIADVPAEEEDYAIAVRKTDKDLIEKINTAVDSLKANGEYDKILKKYF, encoded by the coding sequence ATGAAAAATTTAGTAAAATTATTTTCTGTTTTAGCTGTGGGACTTTTTATATCTGTATCTGCTTTTGCAAAACAAGTTGTTTTAGTTGGTACTAATGCTGAGTTTGCACCATTTGAATATCTTGAAAAAAATGAAATTGTAGGTTTTGATATTGATTTGTTAAATGCAATATCTAAAGAAACTGGAATAGAATTTAAAATTAAAGATATGGCTTTTGACGGTTTACTTCCTGCTCTACAAACTAAAAAAGTTGATTTAGTTATAGCAGGTATGACAGCAACTCCTGAAAGAGAAAAAACAGTTTTATTCTCTAAACCATACTTCACTGCAAAACAAGTTATAATAACAAAAAAGAATAACAATACATTAAAAAGTTTTGATGACTTATCAGGAAAAAAAGTTGGAGTTATGTTAGGCTTTACTGGCGATACTGTGGTTAGTGAAATAAAGGGAGCTAAAGTTGAAAGATTTAATGCCGCTTATGCAGCAATTATGGCTCTTAGTCAAGGAAAAATTGACGCAATAGTATTAGATTCTGAACCTGCAAAAAAATATATAGCAAATTCTAAAGATCTTATAATAGCTGATGTACCAGCAGAAGAAGAAGACTATGCTATAGCAGTTAGAAAAACTGATAAAGATTTAATTGAAAAAATAAATACTGCTGTTGATAGTTTAAAAGCTAATGGCGAATATGATAAAATTTTAAAAAAATACTTCTAA
- a CDS encoding amino acid ABC transporter ATP-binding protein, which yields MINIKNLYKNFGNLEVLKNISTTIDKGEVVSIIGPSGSGKSTFLRCINKLEEPTSGHIFIDSMDLMDKNTDINKIRERVGMVFQHFNLFPHKTVLENLILSPIKVKQESEREARKYAEYLLEKVGLLDKANAYPSQLSGGQKQRIAIARALAMKPEVILFDEPTSALDPEMIKEVLDVMRELAKEGMTMIIVTHEMGFAKNVGNRVLFMDKGEIVEDSSPKEFFENPKNERVKDFLNKVLNK from the coding sequence GTGATTAATATAAAAAATCTTTACAAAAATTTTGGAAATTTAGAAGTTTTAAAAAATATTTCAACCACTATTGATAAGGGAGAGGTTGTTTCTATTATAGGTCCTTCTGGAAGTGGAAAATCAACTTTTTTAAGATGTATAAATAAATTAGAAGAGCCTACATCTGGGCATATATTTATTGATAGTATGGATCTGATGGATAAAAATACAGATATAAATAAAATAAGAGAAAGAGTTGGCATGGTCTTTCAGCATTTTAATTTATTTCCACATAAAACAGTTTTGGAAAATTTAATACTCTCACCAATAAAAGTAAAACAAGAATCAGAAAGAGAAGCGAGAAAATATGCAGAATATCTTTTAGAGAAAGTTGGTCTGCTTGATAAAGCAAATGCTTATCCTTCACAATTATCTGGAGGTCAGAAACAGAGAATCGCTATTGCCAGAGCTCTTGCTATGAAGCCAGAAGTTATCCTTTTTGATGAACCTACTTCTGCTTTAGACCCAGAAATGATAAAAGAAGTTTTAGATGTTATGAGAGAACTTGCAAAGGAAGGAATGACAATGATAATTGTTACGCATGAAATGGGCTTTGCAAAAAATGTAGGAAATAGAGTTTTATTTATGGATAAAGGAGAAATTGTTGAAGACTCTTCACCGAAAGAATTTTTTGAAAATCCTAAAAATGAAAGAGTTAAAGATTTCTTAAATAAAGTGCTTAACAAGTAA
- a CDS encoding amino acid ABC transporter permease, whose translation MEYFEILKDIFLSEDRYMYIVNGLLFSIGITILSAILGIILGIILAIMKLSQWYPLKRLKGFEKFNPLSKISYIYIDIIRGTPVVVQLMILANLIFVGILRDTPILLIGGIAFGLNSGAYVAEIIRAGIEGLDKGQMEAGRALGLSYSQTMKEIIIPQAIKNILPALVSEFITLLKETSIIGFIGGIDLLRSANIITSQTYRGVEPLLAVGLIYLLLTTIFTAFMRKIERGLKTSD comes from the coding sequence ATGGAATACTTTGAAATTTTAAAAGACATATTTTTATCTGAGGATAGATACATGTATATTGTCAATGGCTTACTATTTTCAATAGGAATTACAATATTGTCAGCTATATTAGGAATAATTTTAGGAATAATTTTAGCAATTATGAAATTATCACAATGGTATCCACTTAAAAGATTAAAGGGATTTGAGAAATTTAATCCACTTTCAAAAATTTCTTATATTTATATTGATATAATAAGAGGTACTCCTGTTGTGGTCCAACTTATGATACTCGCTAATCTAATATTTGTAGGTATTCTAAGAGATACACCAATTTTATTAATAGGTGGAATTGCTTTTGGTTTAAACTCAGGAGCCTATGTTGCAGAAATTATAAGAGCGGGTATTGAAGGACTTGATAAAGGACAAATGGAAGCCGGAAGAGCATTAGGTCTAAGTTATTCTCAAACAATGAAAGAGATCATAATACCACAAGCTATTAAAAACATTCTTCCAGCACTTGTCAGTGAATTTATAACTTTATTAAAAGAAACATCTATTATAGGATTTATCGGTGGAATTGATCTATTAAGATCTGCAAACATAATTACAAGCCAAACTTATAGGGGGGTAGAACCTCTTTTAGCAGTCGGCTTAATTTACCTGTTACTTACTACTATTTTTACTGCATTTATGAGAAAAATTGAGAGGGGGTTGAAGACAAGTGATTAA
- a CDS encoding ABC transporter ATP-binding protein, translating to MIEIKNLSYSFGSSKILKNINLNVEDNEIVSIIGTSGVGKSTLFNLIAGILDLQEGEILIDGSNDYKSKVAYMLQKDLLFEHKTIIENIILPLVINKVEKKFAVEEAEKILKTFGLFDYANKYPRQLSGGMRQRIALIRTYMFKRKIFLLDEAFSALDAITKRELHSWYLKLASEFKLTTILITHDVEEAVLLSDKIYILANKPGEIIKEIKIKLDNTKDIELQRLVYKKEIIEVMKI from the coding sequence ATGATAGAAATCAAAAATTTAAGCTATTCTTTTGGATCTTCTAAAATTTTAAAAAATATTAATTTAAATGTAGAAGATAATGAAATTGTAAGTATTATAGGTACAAGTGGTGTTGGAAAATCTACTCTTTTTAATTTAATTGCAGGCATATTGGATTTGCAAGAGGGGGAAATCTTAATAGATGGGAGCAATGACTATAAAAGTAAAGTCGCATATATGTTACAGAAAGATTTACTTTTTGAACATAAGACCATTATTGAAAATATAATTTTACCTCTAGTTATAAATAAGGTTGAAAAAAAATTTGCTGTCGAGGAAGCAGAAAAAATTTTAAAAACATTTGGTTTATTTGATTATGCAAATAAATATCCCAGACAACTAAGTGGAGGTATGAGGCAAAGAATTGCACTTATAAGAACCTATATGTTTAAACGAAAAATATTCTTATTGGATGAAGCATTCAGTGCCCTTGATGCCATCACCAAAAGAGAGCTGCATAGTTGGTACTTAAAACTGGCTAGTGAATTCAAATTAACAACTATTTTAATAACCCATGATGTAGAAGAAGCTGTTCTACTTAGTGATAAAATTTATATACTTGCTAATAAGCCAGGTGAGATTATTAAAGAAATAAAAATAAAACTTGATAATACTAAAGATATAGAACTTCAGAGATTAGTTTATAAAAAAGAAATAATAGAAGTCATGAAAATTTAA